From the genome of Ignavibacteriales bacterium, one region includes:
- a CDS encoding T9SS type A sorting domain-containing protein has translation MKKFIFSFFLMIGVLIFNSQSIAQNGSALFDGAGSRMRVADGNAASPNAFRINGSAITVEAWIYPLSYPNSQLGNTIVARTLNTVYSEPWISYRLWINHANGVSLPAFSISAGTIGSTVTVQSPEDIPSFQWIHLAATYDGTFLTIYVNGLQKAQVNTSISINSANGVGFYVGRYLTDAFQGAIDEVRLWNITRSQSQIQAFINSQLIGNEAGLAGYWDMNSSSLSGGSMLDRTANHNNLPVQGSTPIIPFNPLSASGTAILIASPNSIDFGSIEQGSTSIRQVTLTNNGTGPLLGMFQQSSNVEVTSGSVFFLATGQSSNISLGLKPLIPGNISGLLQAKSNASPADISFSILSIALRQIDANNISMWTLRDGRFSINPVYNIAGLEWPKGSGKTLAYSSGIWVAAKVNSQVRSALAWYNSEFQPGPILGVGGVAANPNDNAYRVFKISAGDNSSTNEDYAEWPASLGAQVNSDGTPKIIGDQTLFAVYNDLNQSKHSFGSAPLGAEVQQTTFAFNNSDARSNTVFLNFKIVNKSNSTWQDAYVSLWCDPDLGNGEDDLNGVDVPRNMGYFYNGNPVDDVYGNEPPAIGYKVLKGAFFTKPIQAFSSFLNIGPSTPQGDPNTSQKAYNYMQGLWADGTPYLDPTNSYLPTTFALNGDPVPPTTGWIDSSPNDRRFLLSTGPFNLDPGQSKDFVVAIIVGQGNSNIESITALRSASDDIQSLYDNAQIYGGALVDVVQASASSGSSNTVNDITNSGSQITFTGGTGGAVVESASYVEAPPGATSITTPSVGGVGKYLDVQVQGTVSWPVKIRIYYTKNDLLQAGIVESDLQGLYYWSGLTNSWNLYSNSGSDDQSRGTSTTFVDTTNININSVNYEGYVEAEAFHLTPIIVGAKKKSITERYNFAAQFIQSLPDDAFKKPADTRRKQLVKMLDQSKSKYDSGNLQSASQYLSTNVLNHLTTQGKSKQDLWVTDESSRTTVLRMINELIDVLLRPETLGKIVEGDLNMANHIIEIPTEFELSQNYPNPFNPTTRIQFGLPANAHTKLTIYDMLGREIATIVNADLGAGYHEVEFNGSNLPSGIYIYRIQAGEFTSVKKMILMK, from the coding sequence ATGAAAAAATTCATTTTCAGTTTTTTCTTGATGATTGGAGTACTCATATTCAACTCACAATCAATTGCTCAAAACGGTTCCGCTCTGTTCGACGGCGCTGGAAGTAGAATGCGTGTAGCAGATGGAAATGCAGCCTCGCCAAACGCTTTTAGAATTAACGGATCTGCAATCACCGTTGAAGCATGGATATATCCTTTATCATATCCGAATTCTCAATTGGGGAATACTATTGTTGCACGAACTCTGAACACCGTTTATTCGGAACCATGGATAAGTTACAGACTTTGGATTAATCACGCAAACGGAGTTTCGTTGCCTGCCTTTTCAATTTCGGCAGGTACAATTGGCAGTACAGTTACAGTTCAATCACCCGAGGATATTCCATCATTTCAATGGATACATCTTGCCGCTACATACGATGGTACGTTTCTCACAATTTATGTAAACGGTCTGCAGAAAGCACAAGTTAACACTTCGATTTCAATTAACTCTGCCAATGGAGTTGGATTCTATGTTGGTCGGTATTTAACAGATGCTTTCCAGGGAGCTATCGATGAAGTCCGGCTCTGGAATATTACTCGAAGTCAGTCCCAGATTCAAGCGTTTATAAATTCGCAATTGATAGGTAATGAGGCGGGACTCGCCGGTTATTGGGACATGAATTCATCTTCTCTTTCGGGAGGATCGATGCTTGATAGGACTGCAAATCATAATAATCTTCCGGTTCAGGGAAGTACCCCAATCATTCCTTTCAATCCTCTCTCAGCATCGGGTACTGCTATACTTATTGCTAGTCCGAATTCGATTGACTTTGGGAGTATAGAACAAGGATCAACTTCAATCCGTCAAGTAACACTTACAAATAATGGCACCGGACCTTTACTTGGGATGTTCCAACAAAGTTCTAATGTTGAAGTTACTTCGGGTTCAGTATTTTTTCTTGCAACAGGCCAATCATCAAATATTTCCCTTGGTCTTAAGCCATTAATTCCAGGTAACATTTCCGGATTGCTTCAAGCTAAATCAAACGCATCGCCTGCAGATATTTCATTCTCAATTCTATCCATTGCCCTTAGACAGATTGATGCGAATAATATCAGTATGTGGACATTGCGTGATGGCCGCTTTTCCATAAACCCAGTCTATAATATTGCTGGTTTGGAGTGGCCGAAAGGTTCCGGAAAAACTCTGGCCTACTCATCGGGCATTTGGGTTGCAGCAAAAGTTAACTCACAAGTGAGATCCGCTCTTGCCTGGTATAACTCAGAGTTCCAACCAGGGCCCATACTTGGTGTTGGCGGTGTTGCTGCTAATCCGAATGACAATGCTTATAGAGTTTTCAAAATATCGGCGGGTGATAATTCGTCTACAAATGAAGATTATGCTGAGTGGCCCGCTTCACTTGGTGCGCAGGTTAATTCTGATGGGACACCAAAGATTATAGGAGATCAAACATTATTTGCTGTTTATAATGATCTGAATCAATCCAAACATTCTTTTGGCTCAGCACCTCTTGGCGCAGAAGTCCAACAAACAACATTCGCTTTTAATAATTCTGATGCTCGATCCAATACTGTATTTTTGAATTTTAAAATTGTAAATAAAAGTAACTCTACCTGGCAAGATGCATACGTCTCTCTCTGGTGCGATCCGGATCTCGGAAACGGTGAAGATGATCTAAATGGAGTTGATGTGCCTAGAAACATGGGGTATTTTTACAATGGAAACCCTGTTGACGATGTATATGGAAATGAACCGCCTGCAATTGGATACAAAGTTCTGAAGGGGGCTTTCTTCACAAAACCGATTCAGGCTTTTTCTTCCTTTTTGAATATAGGTCCAAGTACACCGCAAGGAGATCCCAATACTTCACAAAAAGCATATAACTATATGCAGGGTCTATGGGCAGACGGAACACCGTATCTTGATCCAACAAATTCATATTTACCAACTACTTTTGCGTTAAACGGAGATCCTGTACCACCAACAACTGGATGGATTGACAGTTCACCTAACGATCGCCGTTTCCTTCTTTCAACCGGTCCATTCAATCTTGACCCAGGTCAATCGAAAGACTTTGTTGTTGCAATCATTGTTGGACAAGGCAATAGCAATATCGAAAGTATTACTGCCCTCCGCTCTGCTTCAGATGATATTCAATCACTTTATGACAATGCTCAGATTTATGGAGGAGCGCTTGTGGATGTTGTACAAGCCTCTGCATCGAGCGGAAGTTCAAACACGGTCAATGATATTACAAATTCTGGTTCACAGATAACTTTCACGGGAGGAACAGGGGGTGCTGTTGTTGAATCTGCTTCATATGTTGAAGCTCCTCCAGGGGCGACTTCTATTACAACTCCATCGGTAGGCGGTGTTGGAAAATATTTGGATGTCCAAGTACAAGGCACTGTTAGCTGGCCTGTGAAGATTCGGATTTACTATACCAAAAACGATCTTCTTCAGGCTGGAATTGTTGAAAGTGATCTTCAGGGGCTATACTATTGGAGCGGATTGACTAATTCGTGGAATTTATATTCCAATTCCGGTTCCGACGATCAAAGTAGAGGGACATCTACAACTTTTGTTGATACTACCAATATAAATATCAACTCAGTTAATTATGAGGGCTATGTTGAAGCCGAAGCCTTTCATCTGACTCCAATAATAGTCGGAGCTAAGAAAAAATCAATTACCGAACGGTACAATTTTGCTGCACAATTCATTCAGTCACTACCCGACGACGCATTTAAAAAACCAGCCGATACTAGAAGAAAGCAGCTGGTAAAAATGTTAGATCAATCTAAATCAAAATATGATTCAGGTAATTTGCAATCGGCATCACAATACCTATCGACAAATGTATTAAATCATCTAACCACTCAGGGAAAGTCCAAGCAAGATTTATGGGTAACTGATGAATCCTCGCGCACTACCGTTTTGCGGATGATTAATGAATTGATCGATGTTCTGCTTAGACCAGAGACTTTAGGTAAGATTGTCGAAGGTGATTTGAATATGGCCAATCATATTATTGAAATCCCAACCGAATTTGAATTGTCGCAAAATTATCCAAATCCATTTAATCCAACTACGAGAATACAATTTGGTTTACCTGCGAATGCTCATACTAAATTGACAATTTATGATATGCTTGGTCGAGAGATTGCAACAATTGTAAATGCTGATTTAGGTGCTGGTTATCATGAGGTTGAGTTCAATGGATCAAATCTGCCGAGTGGAATTTATATCTATAGAATTCAAGCAGGAGAATTTACTTCTGTAAAGAAGATGATCTTGATGAAATAA
- a CDS encoding amino acid permease — MSSQLWQRKPVEHFEAEMKESKLKRVLGKWGLTSLGVGAIIGAGIFVMTGVGAKEYAGPALALSFIVAGIGCTFAALCYAEFASFLPVEGSAYAYAYATMGELLAWIIGWDLILEYGMAASAVAVGWSGYLSKFLHLFNVKFPIWLMNDSFTAREMIASATQKGTLDNLATQFSSLTLPTLFGLHVGINLPALLIVWILTAILIRGIKQAASTNNLMVAIKVVVVLFIIILGAQYINTANWSPFIPDRGSYTDSLGGSHSAYGLLGIVAGAAYIFFAYIGFDTVSTHAGEAKNPQKDVPFGIITSLIVCTILYILVALVLTGMVNYKDIDITAPIAAAFGSLGLNYAVFIISAAAIAGLTSVTIVMLLGQSRVFYAISKDGLLPKKTFGELHPKFRTPWKSNLLIGTVVSLVSAFTPIDSISKMVNIGTLFAFVIVCIAVWIMRKKEPERPRPFRTPVIWFVAPMGVLFNLGMMLTLEWQNWARLFGWLAIGLLIYFFYGKKHSVMAHKLAQENGSK, encoded by the coding sequence ATGAGTAGTCAACTGTGGCAAAGAAAACCCGTAGAGCATTTTGAAGCGGAAATGAAAGAGAGTAAACTAAAGCGTGTTCTCGGGAAGTGGGGTTTAACTTCACTTGGTGTTGGAGCTATTATCGGCGCCGGTATTTTTGTTATGACCGGTGTAGGCGCTAAAGAATATGCCGGACCAGCATTAGCGTTGTCTTTTATTGTTGCGGGAATCGGATGCACGTTTGCGGCTTTATGCTATGCCGAATTCGCGTCGTTTCTTCCTGTCGAAGGATCGGCTTATGCATACGCATATGCAACAATGGGTGAATTACTAGCCTGGATAATCGGATGGGATCTAATTCTTGAATATGGAATGGCTGCCTCCGCGGTAGCTGTAGGATGGTCCGGTTATCTTTCAAAATTTCTCCATCTATTTAATGTCAAATTTCCAATCTGGCTTATGAATGATTCTTTCACTGCAAGAGAAATGATTGCTTCGGCAACTCAGAAAGGAACTTTGGACAATCTTGCAACTCAGTTTTCTTCTTTAACGCTTCCAACTCTTTTCGGATTACATGTTGGTATTAACTTGCCGGCTCTATTAATTGTATGGATTCTTACGGCAATTTTAATCCGTGGAATTAAACAAGCAGCAAGTACAAACAACCTTATGGTAGCTATTAAAGTTGTGGTTGTTCTTTTCATAATTATTCTTGGAGCTCAATATATAAATACCGCCAATTGGAGCCCGTTTATTCCTGATAGAGGTTCATACACCGATTCCCTTGGCGGATCGCACAGCGCATACGGATTGCTTGGAATTGTTGCAGGAGCCGCATATATATTTTTCGCCTATATCGGGTTCGATACTGTTTCTACGCATGCCGGAGAAGCGAAAAATCCACAGAAGGATGTTCCATTTGGAATTATTACTTCTCTGATAGTATGCACGATCCTTTATATTCTTGTCGCTCTTGTGTTAACCGGAATGGTCAATTATAAGGACATCGATATTACTGCTCCGATTGCCGCTGCATTTGGTTCCCTTGGATTAAATTATGCAGTGTTTATCATTTCTGCGGCGGCGATTGCAGGACTTACGTCGGTTACAATAGTTATGCTTCTCGGTCAATCCAGAGTTTTTTATGCGATCTCAAAAGACGGATTACTTCCTAAAAAAACTTTTGGCGAACTTCATCCTAAATTCAGGACGCCATGGAAATCAAACCTTCTAATTGGAACCGTAGTATCTCTGGTTTCCGCATTCACACCGATCGACTCCATCTCAAAGATGGTAAATATTGGAACACTATTCGCGTTTGTGATTGTCTGTATTGCAGTATGGATAATGAGAAAAAAAGAACCGGAAAGACCGCGTCCATTTAGAACTCCCGTAATATGGTTTGTAGCGCCGATGGGAGTTTTATTTAATCTAGGAATGATGTTAACATTGGAATGGCAGAATTGGGCACGGTTATTTGGCTGGTTAGCAATTGGATTGTTAATTTATTTCTTCTACGGAAAGAAACATAGCGTAATGGCGCATAAACTTGCACAAGAAAATGGATCAAAGTAA